A section of the Virgibacillus sp. NKC19-3 genome encodes:
- a CDS encoding stage V sporulation protein AA, with protein sequence MAEIVYLRLKKSIELSIMQQVQLKDIAYISTSSSKKRKLENTPIYRITKKDKNIVIIDSFIIIDHLNNVYDDLEFQLIGPTQTIIRINKSKKSPSIVIVSCVWLLLFIGSAMTIMNFHYDVSMQEVQQRLHYLLTGENNEFPLWIQIPYSFGLGIGMLLFFNHWFNKRFNEEPSPLEVEIYNYQQDLDNYVNHYENKLNDTKPPT encoded by the coding sequence ATGGCTGAAATCGTTTATTTACGTTTAAAAAAAAGTATAGAATTATCCATTATGCAACAGGTTCAGCTGAAAGATATTGCATATATATCCACTTCTTCGTCAAAGAAACGTAAATTAGAAAATACACCGATTTATCGGATTACGAAAAAAGACAAAAACATTGTAATTATTGACAGCTTTATCATTATAGATCATTTAAACAACGTATACGATGATTTGGAATTTCAGCTTATAGGCCCAACACAAACGATTATTCGCATCAATAAAAGTAAGAAAAGCCCTTCTATCGTAATTGTATCTTGCGTCTGGCTTCTTTTATTTATAGGTTCCGCCATGACGATTATGAATTTTCATTATGACGTCAGTATGCAAGAAGTTCAACAAAGACTGCATTATTTACTTACGGGGGAGAATAATGAATTTCCACTATGGATACAAATACCTTATTCTTTTGGATTGGGGATAGGAATGTTGTTATTTTTTAATCACTGGTTTAATAAACGATTTAATGAAGAGCCAAGCCCACTTGAAGTAGAGATATACAACTACCAGCAAGACCTTGATAATTATGTTAATCATTATGAAAATAAACTAAATGATACAAAACCTCCTACTTAA